Proteins from one Ignavibacteriota bacterium genomic window:
- a CDS encoding ferritin-like domain-containing protein, giving the protein MTDKTKKLINGLNEDLANELGASILYLYQCSTATGWDGEELRELLQPEITGEMTHAIFLAEKISSLGGKPTTEPKQHKCPKDVKGMLQYDLKLEKEAVANYTLRAQQADSVGETALKIKLEELIVDETMHAEKIERILRGM; this is encoded by the coding sequence ATGACTGACAAAACGAAAAAACTCATCAACGGATTGAATGAAGACCTTGCAAACGAACTTGGTGCGTCAATCCTTTACCTCTATCAATGTTCAACTGCAACAGGTTGGGATGGCGAGGAACTGCGTGAACTTCTTCAACCGGAAATTACCGGAGAGATGACTCATGCAATTTTCCTCGCTGAGAAAATCTCCTCGCTCGGCGGCAAACCAACAACCGAACCGAAACAACACAAATGCCCGAAAGATGTGAAAGGCATGTTACAGTACGATTTGAAACTCGAAAAAGAAGCGGTTGCAAACTATACGCTCCGCGCACAGCAAGCCGACTCAGTCGGTGAAACCGCACTCAAAATCAAACTCGAAGAACTCATCGTGGATGAAACTATGCACGCGGAGAAAATCGAGCGGATTTTGAGAGGAATGTAA
- the hemF gene encoding oxygen-dependent coproporphyrinogen oxidase, translating to MLNHQSQQFFQQLQDDICRQLESADGKEHFIEDIWQHHESGGGKTRVLQHGGVFEKAGVNFSAITSKLTGRLADALAVLPQKIFATGISLVIHPFSPMIPTTHMNLRYLELENGQAWFGGGIDLTPWYLFEEDARFFHQTLKTVCDKHDPEFYPRFKQKCDEYFFIKHRNEARGIGGIFFDYQKENLEQLFSFVQDVGNCFNNLYVTIVERRRNEPWDVREKEWQLVRRGRYVEFNLVYDRGTLFGLETQGRTESILISLPPQVTWLYDVQPEEGSREEELIEVLRHPKEWVKFSSTTNVPSC from the coding sequence ATGCTCAACCATCAATCCCAACAGTTCTTCCAACAACTTCAAGACGACATTTGCCGGCAACTCGAATCGGCTGATGGCAAAGAACATTTCATCGAAGACATTTGGCAACATCACGAAAGCGGAGGCGGGAAAACTCGTGTGTTGCAACATGGCGGAGTGTTCGAGAAAGCCGGAGTGAATTTTTCGGCAATCACTTCCAAACTTACAGGAAGACTTGCTGACGCGCTTGCCGTTCTTCCACAGAAAATATTTGCTACAGGAATTTCGCTTGTCATTCATCCGTTCAGCCCGATGATTCCGACAACACACATGAACCTGCGCTATCTTGAATTGGAAAACGGTCAGGCGTGGTTTGGCGGCGGAATTGATTTGACCCCTTGGTATCTGTTTGAAGAAGATGCACGCTTCTTTCATCAAACATTAAAAACCGTGTGCGACAAACACGACCCGGAATTTTATCCCCGCTTCAAACAAAAGTGCGACGAATATTTCTTCATCAAACACAGAAATGAAGCACGGGGCATCGGCGGAATTTTCTTTGATTATCAAAAAGAAAACTTAGAGCAACTCTTTTCCTTTGTGCAGGATGTCGGCAATTGTTTCAACAATCTGTACGTGACAATTGTTGAGCGAAGAAGAAATGAACCGTGGGACGTGCGGGAAAAAGAATGGCAATTGGTTCGTCGTGGAAGATATGTTGAGTTCAATCTTGTGTATGACAGAGGTACACTCTTCGGTTTGGAAACGCAGGGACGAACGGAATCAATTCTCATCTCATTGCCGCCGCAGGTAACATGGTTGTATGATGTTCAACCGGAAGAAGGTTCGCGTGAAGAAGAACTCATTGAAGTATTAAGGCATCCCAAAGAATGGGTTAAATTTTCATCAACAACAAATGTCCCGTCATGCTGA
- the hemH gene encoding ferrochelatase, translating into MNKEKIAVVLFQLGGPDSLESVEPFLYNLFCDPDIIDFPGAFLARKFLARRISRKRAPIAAHHYKEIGGKSPILELTSEQANALQSELDKEINAKVFVAMRYWHPFTEEVITEMKKEKFDKIILLPLYPQYSKTTTGSSINEWKRQCKRLDYTGIPTETLLNHYNHPLYIEAIVDNIQATLQNFSNLKPETCNLVFSAHGVPVSVISSGDPYQQHIEETVRLVVEKGKWNLPHVLCYQSKVGPAEWLKPSLDDTIHDLAKQGKKNLLIIPIAFVTEHIETLHEINIETREEAEKLGIEQFEMMPALNSSPKFIRCLSQLVLEKI; encoded by the coding sequence ATGAACAAAGAAAAAATCGCAGTCGTCCTCTTTCAACTCGGTGGACCGGATTCTCTCGAATCGGTTGAGCCGTTTCTGTACAATCTCTTTTGCGATCCGGATATCATAGATTTTCCAGGAGCGTTTCTTGCACGAAAATTTCTTGCACGAAGAATCTCCCGCAAGCGCGCGCCGATTGCCGCTCACCATTATAAAGAGATTGGAGGTAAATCGCCCATTCTTGAACTGACATCAGAACAGGCAAACGCTCTTCAATCGGAATTGGATAAAGAGATAAACGCAAAAGTTTTTGTTGCGATGCGGTACTGGCATCCATTTACGGAAGAAGTAATTACAGAAATGAAAAAGGAGAAGTTCGATAAAATTATTTTGCTTCCACTCTATCCACAATACTCGAAAACGACAACCGGCTCAAGCATCAACGAATGGAAACGCCAATGCAAGCGGCTTGACTATACCGGAATCCCGACAGAAACTCTACTCAATCACTACAATCACCCATTGTACATCGAAGCAATCGTTGACAACATTCAAGCGACACTTCAAAACTTTTCAAACCTGAAACCCGAAACCTGTAATCTCGTTTTCAGCGCACACGGCGTTCCTGTCAGCGTCATCTCATCAGGCGACCCCTATCAACAACACATCGAAGAAACAGTTCGACTTGTTGTTGAAAAAGGAAAATGGAATTTGCCGCATGTTCTCTGCTATCAAAGCAAAGTCGGACCTGCGGAGTGGTTGAAGCCATCGCTTGATGATACAATTCATGATTTGGCAAAGCAAGGGAAGAAAAATCTACTCATCATTCCCATCGCTTTTGTGACCGAGCATATCGAGACGCTCCACGAAATCAATATTGAGACAAGAGAAGAAGCGGAGAAACTTGGCATTGAGCAGTTTGAGATGATGCCTGCTCTCAACTCTTCTCCGAAGTTCATTCGTTGTCTCAGTCAATTGGTGCTTGAGAAAATTTAA
- a CDS encoding uroporphyrinogen-III synthase, which produces MLRVLVTRAAHQATELVRLLEHNGFIPVLFPMIEIVPPESWNECDTAIESLYMYNGLIFTSANGVEFFFRRLTEKNVAVESLQTKIICVVGEKTKTVLEKHGLKITLMPEKFTSLDLANALQHQDIRGRTFLHPRGNLGNNMLPGNLKLLGATVDSVTVYQTIQPNTEEVQMVKTQILNDEIDILTFMSPSSIKNFCSMFTPSQLREVLTIPAVVIGPVTFEQATSTGFKSISTAKQSTIESLVKSIINISQSEIGNPKSEIQ; this is translated from the coding sequence TTGCTAAGAGTTCTCGTCACCCGCGCTGCACACCAAGCAACCGAACTCGTTCGTTTGCTTGAACATAACGGATTCATCCCGGTACTGTTTCCCATGATTGAGATTGTTCCTCCCGAATCATGGAATGAGTGCGATACAGCGATTGAATCGCTCTATATGTACAACGGGCTCATCTTCACAAGCGCAAACGGTGTTGAGTTTTTCTTTCGACGATTGACAGAAAAGAATGTCGCTGTCGAATCACTTCAAACAAAAATCATTTGCGTTGTTGGCGAGAAGACGAAAACGGTGTTGGAAAAGCACGGATTGAAAATCACCTTAATGCCGGAGAAGTTCACATCGCTTGACCTTGCAAATGCGTTGCAACATCAGGACATCAGAGGCAGAACGTTTCTCCATCCCCGCGGAAATCTCGGAAATAATATGCTTCCCGGAAATCTCAAACTTCTCGGAGCGACGGTAGATTCTGTTACAGTCTATCAAACAATTCAACCAAACACCGAAGAAGTTCAGATGGTTAAAACTCAAATACTCAATGATGAAATAGATATCCTCACGTTCATGAGTCCATCATCAATAAAAAACTTCTGTTCGATGTTTACACCCAGTCAACTCAGAGAAGTTCTCACAATCCCTGCAGTTGTCATCGGTCCCGTAACATTTGAACAAGCAACTTCAACTGGATTCAAATCAATTTCAACTGCAAAACAATCAACCATCGAATCGCTCGTTAAATCAATTATCAACATAAGCCAATCCGAAATTGGCAATCCGAAATCCGAAATTCAATGA
- the hemG gene encoding protoporphyrinogen oxidase — protein MNQSVIVTGAGISGLVAAYFLKKQGMNVLVLERDNEVGGTMKTIHEDGWLIETGPNSALATTPLFAQLFDELGIRDEVVYGNELANNRYILRDGVLHSLPMSPPAFLKTKLFSWSAKLRLLKEPFVGRATKEESIAEFVERRLGREFLDYAINPFVAGVYAGNPEQLSVRHAFPKLYALEEKYGGLIKGMIGSRKERKARKEVAKDRAKLFSFKNGMETLPKALATYLGDSVQLGCSVEHIIPMKVGKYPIYHVSYKQGDTKTTLETKVVVLASPASATANIIRPIDPEFAATLESIYYPPVTVAFMGFRKEQIKRELDGFGFLIPAKEQRKILGSLWSSTLFANRAPDGHVALTTFLGGARSPELTAKSRESKTEVILSELHDILGIDGAPVFTKLFHWEKAIPQYNLGYGKVLNAIERFEANFRGAFICSNYRGGISVGDCVMSGEKTALGIIGMIGKD, from the coding sequence ATGAATCAATCAGTAATCGTCACTGGTGCAGGTATCTCCGGCTTAGTCGCTGCTTACTTCTTAAAAAAACAAGGCATGAACGTTCTCGTGCTTGAGCGAGACAACGAAGTCGGCGGGACGATGAAGACAATTCATGAAGATGGTTGGTTGATTGAAACCGGACCGAACAGCGCGCTCGCAACGACTCCACTGTTTGCTCAATTGTTTGATGAATTGGGAATCAGAGATGAAGTTGTGTATGGGAATGAGTTGGCAAACAACCGGTACATTCTTCGAGATGGTGTGCTTCACTCGTTGCCGATGAGTCCGCCTGCGTTTTTGAAAACGAAATTGTTTTCGTGGAGCGCAAAACTTCGATTACTGAAAGAACCATTTGTCGGAAGAGCGACAAAGGAAGAGTCCATAGCGGAGTTTGTCGAGCGACGACTTGGTCGCGAATTTCTTGACTATGCGATTAACCCGTTTGTCGCCGGAGTTTACGCTGGAAATCCTGAACAGCTTTCCGTGCGACATGCGTTTCCGAAACTGTATGCGCTTGAAGAAAAGTACGGCGGCTTAATAAAAGGAATGATTGGCTCGCGCAAAGAACGAAAAGCACGGAAGGAAGTAGCGAAAGACAGAGCCAAGTTATTTTCATTCAAGAATGGGATGGAAACATTACCGAAAGCGTTGGCAACCTATCTCGGCGATTCGGTTCAACTCGGATGCTCGGTTGAACATATCATTCCGATGAAAGTTGGAAAGTATCCAATCTATCACGTCTCGTACAAGCAAGGCGACACGAAAACCACACTCGAAACAAAAGTAGTTGTGCTTGCTTCGCCTGCCTCTGCAACTGCAAACATCATTCGACCGATTGACCCGGAGTTTGCCGCTACCCTTGAATCAATTTATTATCCGCCCGTAACAGTTGCGTTCATGGGATTTCGGAAAGAACAAATCAAACGAGAGCTGGATGGATTTGGTTTTTTGATTCCGGCAAAAGAGCAAAGGAAAATTTTGGGTTCACTTTGGTCATCCACGCTGTTTGCAAACCGCGCACCTGACGGACATGTCGCACTGACAACATTCCTTGGCGGCGCACGTTCTCCCGAACTTACAGCAAAGAGTAGAGAATCGAAAACAGAAGTAATCCTTTCTGAGTTACATGACATTTTGGGAATTGACGGCGCTCCGGTTTTTACTAAACTCTTCCATTGGGAGAAAGCGATTCCTCAATACAATCTCGGCTATGGAAAAGTGTTAAACGCAATCGAACGCTTCGAGGCAAATTTCCGTGGCGCGTTTATTTGCAGTAATTATCGAGGCGGGATTTCGGTTGGGGATTGTGTGATGAGCGGGGAAAAAACAGCACTTGGGATTATTGGAATGATAGGAAAAGATTAG
- a CDS encoding ATP-binding protein has product METPGLRYLNTDLVKFLREDQKMALITGPRQVGKTTLAKRLLVESGMNELYFNWDIDAHRKLLVRNPGDFWQRGKTQAGDTKTRIVLDEIHKFPRWKRFLKGLYDEHGKNIEIIVTGSGRLDIYQRGGDSLFGRYNLFRLHPFTLGELLTPSREYILSPDVFWKTLLLHHPLKEAEEHLKKLEMFTGFPEPLFAESETRLRRWRQAHRQLVLREDIRDLTRIRDIGLVETLALLLTERVGSPLSFNSLSEDLSVNFTTVKNWIETMSRLYYLFQIKPFAGRLVRTLRQAEKIYLFDGTEIQNEGARFENLTALHLHKLVEAWTDSGFGEFDLYYVRDREKREVDFLITEQRKPYALIEAKLSARDIDPSLRYFSERLKPRYTVQVVRKPEGFTTTINTSGIILTPAKEFLALM; this is encoded by the coding sequence ATGGAAACTCCAGGACTGCGCTATCTCAACACTGACCTCGTCAAGTTCCTTCGTGAAGATCAAAAAATGGCATTAATAACCGGACCGCGACAAGTGGGAAAAACTACGCTCGCTAAGCGACTGCTTGTCGAATCCGGTATGAATGAACTGTACTTCAACTGGGATATTGACGCACATCGGAAACTTCTTGTTCGTAATCCCGGCGATTTCTGGCAGAGAGGTAAAACACAGGCGGGCGATACAAAAACAAGAATAGTCTTAGATGAGATCCATAAGTTTCCGCGATGGAAACGGTTCCTGAAAGGATTGTATGATGAGCATGGTAAGAATATCGAAATCATTGTAACAGGAAGTGGCCGTCTTGATATCTACCAACGTGGCGGCGATTCATTGTTCGGACGATACAATCTCTTTCGACTTCATCCATTTACACTTGGAGAACTTCTTACACCAAGCAGAGAATACATCCTTAGCCCGGATGTTTTTTGGAAAACACTTCTCCTACATCATCCTCTAAAGGAAGCAGAAGAGCATCTGAAAAAACTTGAGATGTTCACCGGATTTCCTGAACCGCTCTTCGCCGAAAGTGAAACCCGATTGCGACGGTGGAGACAAGCACACCGACAACTTGTGCTTCGGGAAGATATTCGTGACCTTACGCGAATACGAGATATTGGTTTGGTTGAAACTCTCGCGCTGTTACTTACTGAACGTGTCGGTTCTCCACTATCGTTTAACTCGCTTAGTGAAGATTTGAGTGTCAACTTTACGACGGTGAAGAATTGGATAGAGACAATGTCAAGACTCTACTATCTTTTCCAGATAAAACCGTTTGCCGGTCGGCTCGTTCGAACACTTAGACAAGCAGAAAAAATATACCTGTTTGATGGCACCGAGATACAAAACGAAGGAGCACGCTTTGAAAATCTTACCGCACTTCACTTACATAAACTCGTGGAAGCATGGACAGACAGTGGATTTGGAGAGTTTGACCTTTACTACGTTCGCGACCGTGAGAAACGGGAAGTAGATTTTTTGATTACAGAGCAACGCAAACCATACGCCTTAATCGAAGCGAAATTGTCAGCGCGTGATATTGACCCCAGTCTACGGTATTTCTCTGAACGTTTGAAACCTCGTTACACGGTTCAGGTTGTAAGAAAACCCGAAGGATTTACAACGACGATAAATACTTCCGGAATAATACTGACTCCGGCAAAGGAGTTTTTGGCTTTGATGTAA
- a CDS encoding uroporphyrinogen decarboxylase — translation MNYQTEIRNPKSEIFLNACFRQPTERTPVWFMRQAGRYLPEYRAVRAKADFLTLCKTPELAAEVTIQPVDLVDVDAAIIFSDILVVPEAMGMELLVEENKGGPRFPSPLRSASDIEKLAIPDSNEKLKYVMDALRLTRQRLNGRVPLIGFSGSPWTLASYMVEGKGSKNFRFIKELIYNEPILAHKLLGKIASSVASYLNAQIEAGAQAVQIFDTWGGILTQDAFEEFSLRYIKQIIAELKHDGVPVIVFCKDCGHSLTKIASSGCDVVGLDWTIEIGQARTQVGDKVALQGNMDPTVLYAKPERIRQEVKNILSKYGKGTGHIFNLGHGILPDVPVEHVKEFVQAVKEESVIYH, via the coding sequence ATGAATTATCAAACCGAAATCCGAAATCCGAAATCCGAAATCTTCCTTAACGCTTGTTTCAGACAACCAACCGAAAGAACCCCAGTCTGGTTCATGCGACAAGCCGGGCGGTATTTGCCTGAATACAGAGCAGTTCGTGCAAAAGCCGATTTTCTCACGCTCTGCAAAACTCCCGAACTTGCGGCAGAAGTAACCATTCAACCTGTTGACCTTGTTGATGTTGACGCAGCAATTATTTTTTCCGATATTCTCGTCGTGCCGGAAGCGATGGGCATGGAACTCCTCGTTGAAGAGAACAAAGGCGGACCACGATTTCCGTCGCCTCTTCGTTCTGCATCGGACATTGAGAAGCTTGCAATCCCCGACTCGAACGAAAAACTTAAATACGTGATGGATGCGCTCCGATTGACACGACAACGATTGAACGGACGAGTTCCGCTTATCGGATTTTCCGGTTCGCCGTGGACACTTGCATCGTACATGGTCGAAGGAAAAGGTTCGAAGAATTTTCGCTTCATCAAAGAATTGATTTACAACGAGCCGATACTTGCGCACAAGTTGCTTGGAAAAATTGCATCGTCGGTTGCTTCATATTTGAATGCACAGATTGAAGCGGGCGCGCAGGCAGTTCAGATTTTCGATACGTGGGGCGGAATCCTCACGCAAGATGCGTTCGAGGAATTTTCGCTTCGATATATCAAACAAATTATTGCCGAGTTAAAACACGATGGAGTTCCGGTGATTGTCTTCTGTAAAGATTGCGGGCACTCACTCACAAAGATTGCATCAAGCGGTTGCGATGTCGTCGGACTTGATTGGACGATTGAAATCGGACAAGCACGAACGCAAGTCGGCGACAAAGTTGCATTGCAAGGAAATATGGACCCGACAGTTTTATATGCAAAGCCCGAACGCATCAGACAGGAAGTGAAAAATATTCTCAGCAAATATGGAAAAGGAACCGGACATATTTTTAATTTAGGTCACGGCATTTTGCCCGATGTTCCGGTTGAACATGTGAAAGAATTTGTACAAGCAGTAAAAGAAGAAAGTGTCATTTACCATTAA